From the Moorena sp. SIOASIH genome, one window contains:
- a CDS encoding RNA-guided endonuclease TnpB family protein, translating to MAQHAGYARWVWNWALRMWDEAYKEGLKPSAHKLKKFYTNHVKPNYLWQKTLSSRVYQFVFLHLGEAFTRFFSGLADKPRFKKKGKNDSFTLDNCGKVMEFSGTRLKLPFIGWVSTYEPLPQVQTKRLTISRVADQWFISVAYEFEAEPTKKLKAAIGVDLGVKELATISDGSVFPNPRPYKRAQRKLARLQRQLARKQFGSNNRQKAKLKLAKAYQRVRNIRQDTIHKLTSWLTKNHGAVVLEDLNVSGMLKNQKLAGAIADSAFSEIRRQVEYKSKWYGSQVIYANRFYPSTKTCSDCGHEQGMPLNVRVFNCEACGMVKDRDLNAAINLERLAVGSTVECLTDRVLPTVLDDAGSKLQNVTK from the coding sequence ATGGCTCAACACGCAGGTTATGCTCGTTGGGTTTGGAATTGGGCGTTAAGGATGTGGGACGAAGCCTATAAGGAAGGCTTGAAGCCATCTGCTCACAAATTAAAAAAGTTCTACACCAATCATGTTAAACCTAATTATCTGTGGCAAAAGACTCTTAGTTCCAGGGTTTATCAGTTTGTGTTTCTGCATTTGGGTGAAGCATTTACCCGCTTCTTTAGTGGGTTAGCTGACAAGCCCAGATTCAAAAAGAAAGGCAAAAATGATAGCTTCACCCTGGATAACTGCGGTAAAGTCATGGAATTTTCTGGCACACGGTTGAAACTGCCATTTATCGGTTGGGTTAGTACCTATGAACCACTGCCCCAAGTCCAGACCAAACGATTGACCATCAGCCGAGTGGCTGATCAGTGGTTTATTTCTGTAGCTTACGAGTTTGAGGCTGAACCAACAAAAAAACTTAAGGCTGCCATTGGTGTAGACCTAGGTGTTAAGGAACTCGCAACCATCTCTGATGGTTCTGTGTTCCCAAATCCCAGGCCATACAAACGGGCACAGCGTAAACTGGCTCGACTCCAGCGGCAATTAGCCAGAAAGCAGTTTGGCTCAAACAACCGACAGAAGGCAAAACTGAAGTTAGCCAAGGCATACCAGCGAGTCAGGAACATTCGCCAGGATACCATTCACAAGTTAACCTCATGGCTGACCAAGAATCACGGTGCTGTGGTCCTAGAAGACTTGAATGTATCTGGAATGCTCAAGAATCAGAAGCTCGCTGGTGCAATTGCTGATTCCGCTTTTTCCGAAATTCGCCGACAAGTTGAGTACAAGTCTAAATGGTATGGTTCTCAAGTTATTTATGCCAACAGATTCTATCCCTCTACAAAGACTTGCTCAGACTGTGGACATGAACAGGGAATGCCTTTGAACGTTCGGGTATTTAACTGTGAAGCTTGCGGCATGGTTAAAGATCGTGATCTTAATGCTGCCATAAATTTAGAACGTCTTGCCGTAGGTTCTACGGTGGAATGCCTGACTGACAGGGTGCTGCCGACAGTCCTGGATGATGCAGGAAGTAAACTACAAAACGTCACTAAGTGA
- a CDS encoding efflux RND transporter permease subunit, whose amino-acid sequence MKVDKLKVDKLKVDKLKVDKLKVDPLKVDKLKVESWPNNHQPNNLQPNNLQPTTEQPTTEQPATEQPATHQRRRIQPYRSILTWALKHRITTMLIAVAFFIGSLQLVQFIPKGVFSSRDTGVSIVSIDLPPGSELNETKDVIAQTNQLLQSNPVVENVLASAGNDGVNSAIVYVKLLPKDQREISRKEFEQQMREALQKIPGARVSFRNQGAGGSNKNLSIVLKSENGELLSQTAQALEKQMRQIPGLVEVTSSESLVKPEIVIVPNPARAADLGVSVQAIARTASLALIGDLESNLAKFDLPDRQIPIRVQLNPESRDDIETLKNLRVPSRNGTLVPITAVADIRLGSGPAQIDRFNRARQVSLGANLEGISLGDAIAKVKSLPAMNPLPPGVSEEPAGDAKIMRDIFSGFLSALGLAVLCIYAILVLLYNSFLYPFGILVALPLSIGGALMGLLIGQKELALYALIGIVLMMGLVTKNAILLVDFVLANQKEGTSQFKAIIQAGVSRLRPILMTSVSTIAGMIPIALEWGADGEVRSPMALAVIGGFTTSTLLTLVVVPVLFTYVDNLVRWARKTLFGSNSQDYQNDVVEVEVEPKLS is encoded by the coding sequence TTGAAGGTTGACAAGTTGAAGGTTGACAAGTTGAAGGTTGACAAGTTGAAGGTTGACAAGTTGAAGGTTGACCCGTTGAAGGTTGACAAGTTGAAGGTTGAAAGTTGGCCCAATAACCATCAACCCAATAACCTTCAACCCAATAACCTTCAACCTACAACCGAACAACCTACAACCGAACAACCTGCAACCGAACAACCTGCAACCCATCAGAGGCGACGAATACAACCTTATCGAAGTATATTAACCTGGGCGTTGAAGCACCGGATTACCACGATGTTGATAGCTGTAGCTTTTTTCATCGGTAGCTTGCAGCTTGTACAGTTTATTCCCAAGGGTGTGTTTAGTAGTCGGGATACTGGAGTCAGTATAGTATCAATTGATCTACCACCGGGGTCTGAACTGAATGAAACCAAAGACGTCATTGCACAAACCAATCAGTTGTTGCAGTCAAACCCAGTTGTAGAAAATGTTCTGGCCAGTGCTGGGAATGATGGTGTAAATTCTGCTATTGTATACGTCAAACTATTACCCAAAGACCAACGGGAAATCTCTCGAAAAGAATTTGAGCAGCAGATGCGTGAGGCTTTACAGAAAATACCTGGCGCGAGGGTTAGTTTCCGTAATCAAGGGGCTGGAGGCTCTAACAAGAATTTATCAATTGTCCTCAAGAGTGAGAATGGTGAACTGCTTTCTCAAACCGCCCAAGCCCTAGAAAAACAGATGCGTCAAATTCCTGGTTTAGTGGAAGTTACCTCTAGTGAAAGTCTAGTTAAACCAGAAATTGTGATTGTACCTAACCCTGCCCGTGCTGCAGATTTAGGAGTATCTGTTCAAGCGATCGCACGCACGGCCTCTTTAGCGTTAATTGGAGATCTTGAGTCAAATCTGGCTAAATTTGACCTACCTGACCGACAAATTCCGATTCGTGTCCAACTCAACCCAGAATCGAGGGATGACATCGAAACCCTCAAAAATCTGCGGGTTCCCAGTCGAAATGGAACCTTAGTCCCCATCACTGCTGTAGCCGATATCCGTTTAGGGAGTGGACCTGCCCAGATTGACCGCTTTAATCGTGCTCGTCAGGTGTCTTTGGGAGCCAACTTGGAAGGGATTTCCCTAGGAGATGCGATCGCAAAAGTCAAATCCCTACCTGCTATGAATCCGCTACCCCCTGGAGTTTCTGAGGAACCCGCCGGGGATGCCAAGATTATGCGAGACATTTTCAGTGGATTCTTGAGTGCTTTAGGGCTAGCAGTGTTGTGCATTTATGCCATTCTGGTCTTGTTGTATAACAGTTTTCTCTATCCCTTTGGAATTTTGGTGGCTTTACCCCTATCCATCGGTGGTGCCTTAATGGGACTGTTGATTGGCCAGAAGGAATTGGCACTGTATGCCCTAATCGGAATAGTTTTAATGATGGGATTGGTGACCAAAAATGCCATTCTTTTGGTAGATTTTGTCTTAGCCAATCAGAAAGAAGGGACATCCCAGTTTAAAGCCATTATTCAAGCTGGAGTGAGTCGCTTGCGACCGATTTTGATGACTTCCGTCTCTACCATTGCTGGCATGATTCCCATTGCCTTGGAATGGGGAGCCGATGGTGAAGTTCGTAGTCCGATGGCTCTTGCCGTGATTGGAGGATTTACCACTTCTACTCTGCTCACCTTGGTGGTGGTGCCGGTATTATTTACCTATGTCGATAACTTAGTTCGTTGGGCAAGAAAGACCCTCTTTGGAAGTAACAGTCAAGATTACCAAAACGACGTAGTAGAGGTTGAGGTAGAGCCAAAACTTAGTTGA
- a CDS encoding pentapeptide repeat-containing protein, whose translation MVIGPTFNLQLVNLQRVNLQLVNLQLVNLQLVNLQLVNLQRVNLQLVNLQLVNLQRVNLQRVNLQRVNLQLVNLQLVNLQLVNLQRVNLQCF comes from the coding sequence ATGGTTATTGGGCCAACTTTCAACCTTCAACTTGTCAACCTTCAACGGGTCAACCTTCAACTTGTCAACCTTCAACTTGTCAACCTTCAACTTGTCAACCTTCAACTTGTCAACCTTCAACGGGTCAACCTTCAACTTGTCAACCTTCAACTTGTCAACCTTCAACGGGTCAACCTTCAACGGGTCAACCTTCAACGGGTCAACCTTCAACTTGTCAACCTTCAACTTGTCAACCTTCAACTTGTCAACCTTCAACGGGTCAACCTTCAATGCTTTTGA